The Solanum pennellii chromosome 7, SPENNV200 DNA segment CTCCAAATCCTCTTTTAAGATATTGAATGAAGTGGGTTTatatagaaacccaaaaatcctcaaaaaggataaaataccgatgtgggactattgcaaaattgaaaattgtttgagtGACAATGTGGGAAAggcaatttatttttttttgtatttgactctaaatgtatgaattttaaaatcatcggaccaaaatttgctattaaataaataaagctcaaaaatcacgaatttttaaaatgttaggccaaaattgggtgtcaacaaatgttataaacattttatatattaatattagatTTGGATAATTTAGATCAAAGTCTTCAAATATTTCAGTTAGGAAATAGGttttgagaaaaagaaaaaaaatggaagggCTACGTAGGGCTGGGCAGTCGTTTTTCTACTAGAAACTTGAAAGTACAATTGTTAAACCTCATAATATGACCTGTTTGGTAGGAAATTAAAATAGTCTAtggattaaattttaatttaaaaatattgtttgattactctatttaatataattcataaattagtTATATCTCATACACGATTTTATCTAATCTCTAGAAAAGGAAGGATAACTAATTCAAGGTTTAACAGTCCTTGGATAAGATCCTTAGATTACTAAATTATTCtcaaattctttttcttaaatttcttatgtaatttaatgtttttttaatattaaaattttataaatatttttttaaattctccaaattcGTTCCATATAATTTAAcgatttaaaaactatttttttcccttttcatgtTTGAATTGCTATATTGcgttcattttttaaaatattttttaatgttgtcGATTGACCACATgaagtatttcttttttttaaaaaaaataagttttatctatttgaataatttaaatagtcttaaaactatattaaatttaatgtataTTTGACCAATAAAAGATTAgaaatgtattgtattattaaGGATAGTGGCTTATCACCCcctcaaaaattaataataatttctttttatattttagcatttaaatAATCGACtagttaaataaaatgaaaaaccCAAGAgtataataggaaagaaatttttctaaagtcttaaatcaatcataaaattagatggaaacaatgaaccaaacacttgataaaatcAATCTCTGCATTACTAAACCCTACATtactaatttttatattatacatTCATACGTTAATAATCCCTGTGTTATGCATTTTACACCAAACGACCCGTTCGAGTTTAAATTTATACTCCCTCTTTTTTTCCGCAATCTTTAATATTGtgcaaaagataaaataaaataataaaattcactACAATCTTAACCGGCAAGTCCCACTGTTTTACTAGACAAAACTTAAATTATTGTGCCTATGTTTTCATCTTCCGAAGGCAttagaattaaataatttaaagaacaaaagacacaaattttaataaacTAGACCTAAATTATTAGGTCTGTGTTTTTATCAATGTAATTCTTTTATATAGGAGTCATGATTATCGAATTTTCATCGTACATGAGATAAAATTATCTCAatcactaaaataaaaataataaaataaataatttaataaataccTAATTACCCcaactaaatataaaataaactaatacaCATGATAAATTTCATAGCAAATGACCACAGGAATAAATCAATTAATACCAAGGTAGCACTTCCAATAGCACAAATTCAAACAATTACAAACcctaccaaaaaaaataatacaaaagaGAAATGTTTACAATTCAACACCCAAATTAGCTACAAATCACAAAATATAGTAACCAACTCTATCCCAATACCCAAACCCAAATTCCAAAACCCctcaaaaatcacaaaattataaggaaaaaaaaaaaacaaagaacaaatctttttcatctaaattttcaaaaaaaaaataaatataaaaatcaactcCTCATGTGTCTGACCTTGTGCCAACCCTTCTTGCAAGATTCTCCAACAATTTTCACTCCCTTTTTGAAAAATGTCTTCAACTCTTTTGCTCTTTCCTTAACTTGTTTCTCAAATCCACCCATTTTTTCACTATCAAAGTCTTTTTGAAAGAgaggatgaaaaaaaaaatcaaaattttcaagaatatatGTTAACTTGTAGTGGTCTCAAAGAAAAATGTGAAAGCTAAggtttatataaaataaaagataaaaaaaaaaaaattagacttaGTGGAATCCAACGCATCAAATAGATATACACGTTGCGCTGTTCCAGAGGGACCTGGATTCTTCTTATTATTCGGAACGTCCATATTTATTTGTCTaccatattaaaattattattcaataatatttatacaatttaaaaaattaaaagataattcatcaatttaggtttataaatatatttttttaactattaaatttaataagtaacataataattattttttaaaatatgtgtcAAATCAATAGCGAACTATTAAACAAAAGGGGTAGTTAATGAATAACAGCTCTAATTATTAAATTGCACGTTTAAACACTTTGAGTTATCTCCATAAAcactatttttataatatatttgtataaatatccgatgcaaataaatatttaacgACGACAACTTGTCAATGTTGTTACTTGGCATATTTGAATAGGTTTAGCGGAAATTGTGGTCATTGAGCGCTGTGTGGACCACCTACGaataaaatttgaacaaaaagtCTTTAGACAGAGAAAAGCTTTTTCATGACAGCATAAAACCAACGACTAGCAAGACATGTTGTTTACATTTGAACCAGCTAAACATGAATGTCTGTCAATTTCTGTACAACTTGCACATATTTATGAGAAAATgagatttctttttctttttacataataataatcGTTAAATTCTAATAAGtgatattagaaataaaattatgaatttaatttcAAAGAGCAATATGTCTCGTATGAGCTAAGTTTTGGAGGAGGGATTGTTGGGTAATGTCAACATCAGCCTATGGTAAGGCTCATGAGGGGGTAGGATGGTCTCTATTATCGAATTACATGACACTTGCATAATAAACTCTAAGGTGGTTCAtgattatgattaaaaaaattaaactgaaTCGTAATACGAACTAGACggttttaaataaattgtatttggttgggtttggtttgattttttattatactaaaaacaatcaaattgaaTCGATAAATTAgatgtataaattttataactatttatatattatctataaataaaatataactattttgttaaattttaattaacttaagttttTAACTTTACAAATTTTTCAAGCCCAACTATAACAATCTTAAGTCAAGTCCATCCAAATCATTTTAGTCTTTACCTACCGTACTTTACAtaaaataatcagattttttcttaattgaaaCATTTTATTCGTGTAATGATAATTTTAGTATTGCTTAATTGTTTAATAGGACCGATAATACTGTTTTTGGATTCTTCATGTACTTTGTGTTATTCGACGTAAGTCCTCAAAAAATAGCTATTACTTTCAAAccgaataaaagagaaaaattgaatCAAACCGACGGTTATTTTTTTCgtttagtttgatttgattttagaaatttaaaaacccGACTAGATTAATTTGGtttaattttaatcaataatcGATCCAAACCGAATCAAGTACACCCCTAATGAACTCAGTTAAGAAATGAAATTTAAGtcttttttatcaattatatttttaaatttaatgataAACGTTTGATCCTAATGCGTATTTTTggactttcttttttctttaaaagtaATGTTAGCAACGGGTGGGAAGTGGGCCTTCTGCTTCTACTCCATTGACAGCTTCAACGCATTAAAAGTGAAGACAAAAAGATTTTGAACTTTTAAAGAGTAATGATTCCTTTTGAATCAAATCTCACCTGGCAAATGCTCAATAACAACTATACTTCCctttaacataatcatatttCCATGTTCTCCCAAGTCTATACAGAATTTTGAGATAATGAATGCACTATTATAcgaaaaaataatacttcaagaaGAGAAATTCATTATCAACAACTCATGATGTATATGTTATTAGTAAGGTTAAAGCATTGTATAATGAATGAATTACAATACAAGACTTTAAGTTTCCACTCCAGCAATAAGAGCATCCAAGGATTAAACCTATGATGAATAATTGTATGAAATTTTCAGCAGAAAAGTGAGCTGCACTAAAAACTACTGAGCTAACAATCACTGCTTCTTGCCATTTCATTGTGGAGGAAAGCGCGGTTAAGAAGACACCTCTGTAGACGATTTCTTCTAGAAAAGGGGTGATGATACAGTAGACTAGAATGCATGATGTTGTCGATATTGGACCACTCGAGAGAATTTCCTTCAAGATTGGATTGTTAACTTCCTGCAATGTTCATGAAATAATATTCACTTTCTCACACCATACAGCGAGACTACGATGAAGATAGACGAGAAAATGCATCTGTAAATGCACATTTACTTTATCTCCCACGATATTTCTAGATTGAACAAGTTTAAAATGCAAATAACTCGATCAATAACATACACACTCAAAATCTACCAACTTGTCTGGTGCTTTAGTTTTGCATACTTCTAAGCTAAAACATATGTTTCAGCTACAAAAACATTTCAACAATCAAATTGATATTGCAGCTGAAAAAGGAAATGGAAACAGCTTACCTTAGTACCAACCAACGTGTCAGCGATAATTGATGTTATGAAAACTAAAACAACCAAGAACACAAAGCCAAGAGCTGACGCAAGTAACCAGTTCCTTTCTCTGGTTGATTGCTTCTCTTGAAAGAAATCACGAAGCTTGTATTGGGGATTACCCGTACATCTTAAAAGAAGCAGAACCACAATAAGCTCTAACATCTGAAGTACAACTAAGCATGATGCCTGTGGTGAAAAACAAGCAACAGTACCatcaaattgattaaaatcaCAAGTTAACGGACTATTTTCTAGTTGAGAATTTAGACGTTTCAAATGCTACTACCATAGTGCGATATGTTTCCCTTCTGAGTTCCACAGATTTGGTTCGAtggaattaatttataatagtCAGAACTTCTGTGCCCAACAAGGAAATGAAAGACGCGTGATTTTTTTACTTTGAGCCAGTCACAAGAAGCAACACAGAACATGAGAAATTATGTGTATATCTCTTTaactatatcacaattcataaaaacTAGCTCACAGCAGTAGAATAATAACAGTTTATAACGTTATATAGAAATCTTACTCACCTCGGTTTGTGGATCAAGAACTGAACGATGCAGTATGCTGGTAACAGCAGACAAGCCACCAAAACTTAAAGGAACATGCACACTGAATAGGTAGAAAGCCATGCTGCTCCACAAACTTCCCCTATCACAAGGAGTATCTGATTTAAGGACCGAGAATCCCTATTAAGTTGAAAAATGTACACTTATATTTCTGAATGAAAATATTGCACAAATTTTGGAATAGAAAACTGAGTACAAGCTCTGCTTTATCACCAACATTTCATGACTATCCATTTCCATGTTGATTAATCAGTGGAACTAGTTTGATCTTATAAATACAAGTAACTATTTTCAAGAAAGTTCGACTGGGTTTTGAACCACTCTACCCCACACGTTGGTGCTTCATTTTTCAACTTGATTCAATTTATTAGTTACACAACAGAATCTATTAGTACACTGAATGACTGAAAAGCTCACAACATCCTATGTCCACATCATGGAGTACTGAGGATCGATCAATCTGCTTAACATATTTCCTGCAGGTTAAGTCTCTCGAACAATTGATATGGATGGTTACTGGATTATTTTGCTCATGCCTCGATTAACCACCTGGCAGACTATCCAGCCAACAAGCATAGGGCTTCCAGGGTGATCCCGTCCACCAAAGAGAGAAAATGGATTGATATCAAGTGTTGTAACTAGGATTAACATCTGAGAC contains these protein-coding regions:
- the LOC107024131 gene encoding uncharacterized protein LOC107024131 — translated: MNGLLLRGPAICLSSLKFTQHFHNHFYPSKFFRSTPYPKCNCIKNKDTQIVPEGFSVLKSDTPCDRGSLWSSMAFYLFSVHVPLSFGGLSAVTSILHRSVLDPQTEASCLVVLQMLELIVVLLLLRCTGNPQYKLRDFFQEKQSTRERNWLLASALGFVFLVVLVFITSIIADTLVGTKEVNNPILKEILSSGPISTTSCILVYCIITPFLEEIVYRGVFLTALSSTMKWQEAVIVSSVVFSAAHFSAENFIQLFIIGLILGCSYCWSGNLKSCIVIHSLYNALTLLITYTS